From one Humulus lupulus chromosome 8, drHumLupu1.1, whole genome shotgun sequence genomic stretch:
- the LOC133794988 gene encoding uncharacterized protein LOC133794988, with amino-acid sequence MDVLNDIAQPNNCEDDEIPPASECRGRVKEDGIMRHPADGKAWKDFDRSNPAFAMEPRNVRLGLAADGFNPFRNMSLSYSMWPVVLTTYNLPPWLCMKETNFMLTLLIPGPHSHGKDFDVFLRPLVDELKELWVNGVQTRDVVDGSFFKLRAALLWTINDFLARSSLSGWSGQGYTACPTCNVSTPSVRLQNKVAFYGHRHFLPMGHQIRKKKKLYGSVEKRPPPEEFSTEAIFTQMNFMPESLPGKHVSYGGQKRKRTKEQVGWRKKSIFFELPYWANMKLRHNLDVMHVEKNVCDSLVGTIVGLENKIKDTINARVDLEKMKIRPELHLGMVNGRMEKLARKYTFIPENRHKFCRFLKSVKFPDGFASNLRKNVIENDNKITGLKSHDCHVILQRLLPIGVHSFLEKPIAKTIIDLCTFFKIICARTLIVSDLEKVKTSIVEILCRLEIIFPPAFFDVMVHLMIHLPQEAIDGGPVHMREHKQILLSSGAENLDQLQKKEFPMWFYNKLYNLRQAGSAEASEELFSLASGSSNLVSSYTGCIVNGVRFLCYDKDKNLKTQNSGVLVPGVDNKNFYGQLEEVIVVSYLAGCSVVLFKCKWFDTDPTKSRMKHENNITSIFTKFEWYKDDKFILATQAKQIFYLDDLKNDRDWKIVEEVHHRNVWDTSAADEQLDPIEIDILLLIKRKMKRKRKRKWSMKRKRRWSMKRKRKRKRKRKRRRWT; translated from the exons ATGGATGTTCTTAATGATATAGCACAACCTAACAATTGTGAAGATGATGAGATACCACCAGCATCAGAATGCAGAG GGCGTGTTAAAGAAGATGGTATCATGCGTCATCCTGCAGATGGGAAAGCATGGAAGGATTTTGACCGTAGCAATCCAGCGTTTGCAATGGAACCTAGGAATGTGCGTCTTGGATTGGCTGCTGATGGATTCAATCCTTTTAGAAATATGAGTTTGTCTTATAGCATGTGGCCGGTTGTGTTAACGACTTACAACTTGCCACCGTGGTTATGCATGAAAGAGACTAACTTTATGTTGACTTTATTAATTCCTGGTCCACATTCACAtggaaaagattttgatgttttcttaaggcCATTGGTTGATGAGTTGAAGGAATTATGGGTGAACGGTGTTCAGACTCGCGATGTTGTTGATGGTAGTTTTTTTAAGCTTCGAGCAGCTTTATTGTGGACTATAAATGATTTTCTAGCGAGGAGTAGTctttctggatggagtggtcaaggTTACACTGCTTGTCCTACTTGCAATGTATCAACACCATCAGTTCGTTTGCAAAATAAGGTTGCATTTTACGGTCACAGACATTTTTTACCAATGGGACACCAAATTAGAAAAAAGAAGAAGTTATATGGTTCAGTTGAGAAAAGACCACCTCCAGAGGAATTTAGCACTGAAGCTATTTTCACACAAATGAATTTTATGCCTGAAtctcttcctggtaagcatgtTAGCTACGGTGGACAAAAAAGGAAACGCACAAAAGAGCAAGTTGGTTGGCGTAAAAAAAGCATTTTctttgagctcccatattgggccaaTATGAAGTTGCGACACAACCTAGacgtcatgcatgttgagaaaaatgtatGCGACAGCTTAGTTGGCACAATAGTCGGGTTGGAAAATAAGATCAAAGATACAATTAACGCTAGAGTAGatttggagaagatgaagataaGGCCAGAATTGCATTTGGGAATGGTAAATGGTCGAATGGAAAAGCTGGCAAGGAAATACACATTTATTCCTGAAAATCGGCATAAGTTTTGTCGATTTTTGAAATCAGTCAAATTTCCAGATGGGTTTGCATCTAATCTAAGGAAGAATGTGATTGAAAATGACAATAAGATTACtgggttgaaatcccacgatTGTCATGTCATATTGCAACGTCTTTTGCCAATTGGTGTTCATTCATTTCTAGAAAAACCTATTGCCAAGACCATTATTGACTTGTGCACTTTCTTCAAGATTATTTGTGCTAGAACTCTTATTGTTTCTGATTTGGAGAAAGTGAAAACATCAATTGTTGAAATTCTTTGCAGACTAGAAATCATTTTTCCGCCAGCGTTTTTTGATGTTATGGTTCACCTAATGATACATTTGCCTCAAGAAGCAATAGATGGAGGTCCAGtacacatgag AGAGCACAAGCAGATCCTTTTATCTAGTGGTGCTGAAAACCTAGATCAATTACAGAAAAAGGAGTTCCCCATGTGGTTTTACAATAAGCTTTACAATCTTCGACAAGCGGGATCTGCAGAAGCTTCTGAAGAGTTATTCTCCTTAGCAAGCGGCTCCTCTAATCTTGTTTCTTCATACACTGGGTGTATTGTCAATGGAGTTCGATTTTTGTGCTATGATAAAGATAAAAATTTGAAAACTCAAAACAGTGGTGTCTTAGTACCCGGAGTAGACAACAAAAATTTCTATGGGCAATTAGAAGAGGTTATAGTGGTGTCATACCTTGctggttgttctgttgtattattcAAGTGTAAATGGTTTGATACAGATCCTACCAAGAGTAGGATGAAGCATGAAAATAATATAACTAGTATATTTACTAAGTTCGAGTGGTACAAAGATGACAAGTTTATCTTGGCAACTCAGGCAAAACAAATTTTCTATCTTGATGATTTGAAAAATGACCGGGATTGGAAAATTGTTGAAGAAGTTCATCATAGAAATGTGTGGGACACCTCAGCAGCTGATGAACAGTTGGATCCCATTGAAATAGAT ATACTCCTGTTGATCAAGAGGAagatgaagaggaagaggaagaggaaatggtcgatgaagaggaagaggagaTGGTCGATGaaaaggaagaggaagaggaagaggaagaggaagaggaggagatggacttAG
- the LOC133794989 gene encoding IQ domain-containing protein IQM1-like — translation MCDKVESGNFQTDSSLYDPRYESLLQQFLPSQQQGSTSNQSPGTSSMPQQPQQNSPNISGGSSQSPLFNYMFGLSSQSPQTQPMGSQFGGLPQQQQQQPMYASKSVEKLIPLRVTLVKKGAEYDPYGYNLFVNDDPVVNATYVVGPDIMADLPTHSSDAMVVEERRIEDRYRQMPSIQSSRGSSGKYGSCYVNSVKEVLQTKNNCTNNVLTNDDYDGKCFSPRASTDEAAMDAAATKVRKVYKSYRTRRSLADCAVVVEESWCKALEFAALRRSSVSFFDSNRSETAISRWSRARIRAAKVGKGLSEYEKAQKLALKHWLEAIDPRHRYGHNLHIYYGVWFQSKSSQPFFYWLDVGDGKEITLEKCPRTVLNLQCIKYLGPTERKAYEVVVESGKLLYMENGCHVETPKGTKWIFVLSTSRKLYVAEKIKGTFQHSSFLAGGATIAAGRLVTHDGILEGIWPYSGHYCPTEENFKEFINFLEQHHVDLTNVKKYPMDEDVQPSKKNLKSSTESESGTSPSLEALNDPNRVEENLKHTGDTRMGMGLSSCKWSTRTSLVLAAHERVPFTVPI, via the exons ATGTGTGATAAGGTTGAGTCAGGAAATTTTCAGACTGATTCTTCCCTCTATGACCCACGCTATGAAAGTTTATTGCAGCAGTTCTTACCTTCTCAACAACAAGGTAGTACATCTAATCAAAGCCCGGGGACGTCGTCGATgccacaacaaccacaacaaaatTCTCCAAACATATCTGGTGGTTCCTCTCAGTCGccactttttaattatatgtttggacttTCTTCCCAGTCTCCTCAGACACAACCTATGGGAAGTCAGTTTGGAGGAttaccgcagcagcagcaacaacaacctaTGTATG catctaAATCTGTGGAGAAGTTGATTCCTCTACGTGTGACATTGGttaagaagggag cggagtacgatccctatggctacaATCTTTTTGTCAACGACGATCCCGTTGTTAATGCAACATATGTTGTTGGGCCAGATATTATGGCAGATTTGCCAACACATAGTTCAGATGCTATGGTAGTtgaggagcgcagaatagaagatcg ATACAGACAGATGCCAAGTATTCAATCGAGTCGCGGAAGCTCTGGAAAATATGGGAGTTGTTATGTTAATAGTGTCAAAGAAGTATTACAAACCAAGAATAATTGTACGAATAATGTTTTAactaatgatgattatgatggaAAATGCTTTTCTCCAAGAGCAAGTACAGATGAGGCGGCCATGGATGCAGCTGCAACGAAGGTGCGGAAAGTTTACAAGAGCTACAGAACAAGAAGAAGCCTTGCAGATTGTGCTGTCGTTGTTGAGGAATCATG GTGCAAGGCATTAGAATTTGCTGCTCTTAGGAGGAGTTCTGTGTCATTTTTCGACTCAAATAGGTCAGAAACTGCAATTTCTAGATGGTCAAGAGCTAGGATAAGGGCTGCCAAG GTTGGAAAAGGTTTGAGCGAGTACGAGAAGGCTCAGAAATTAGCCCTAAAACACTGGCTTGAAGCT ATTGATCCACGTCATCGTTACGGACACAATCTACACATATATTATGGTGTTTGGTTTCAAAGCAAGAGCTCTCAACCTTTCTTCTACtg GTTGGACGTAGGAGATGGGAAAGAAATCACTCTTGAGAAATGTCCAAGAACTGTTCTTAATCTTCAGTGCATAAAATACCTCGGACca ACAGAGAGAAAAGCCTATGAAGTGGTTGTGGAAAGTGGAAAGCTTCTCTACATGGAAAATGGATGCCACGTGGAGACTCCTAAGGGCACCAAGTGGATATTTGTGCTGAGCACATCAAGAAAATTGTACGTGGCAGAGAAGATTAAGGGCACATTCCAACACTCTAGCTTTCTAGCCGGTGGTGCCACCATTGCAGCTGGAAGATTGGTTACCCATGATGGGATTCTTGag GGTATATGGCCTTATAGTGGTCATTATTGCCCAACAGAGGAGAATTTCAAGGAGTTTATTAACTTCTTAGAGCAACATCATGTGGACTTAACAAATGTCAAA AAATATCCTATGGATGAAGACGTTCAACCAAGTAAAAAAAATCTGAAGAGTTCAACAGAGTCTGAAAGTGGCACTAGCCCAAGTCTCGAAGCCCTAAATGATCCAAATCGTGTTGAAGAAAATTTAAAACACACCGGTGACACTAGAATGGGTATGGGTTTATCTTCATGCAAATGGTCCACCAGGACTAGCCTCGTATTAGCTGCGCATGAGAGAGTACCCTTCACAGTTCCAATTTGA